The region GCGCCATCTCGAACAGACGGCTGACCAACATCGGCGTCAAGCGGGCGGACAGGGAGGCCACCGCAGGCTCGCGTCCCGAGGGACGGTCGGAGGCACCGGCGGATCGATAGCCGAACTCCCCGCCGGGGTTCTTGCGGGGCTCTGCCGCAGCGACCTCCTGCAGCCGGTAGTTGGTGGTGAAGAGGGTCGGCCGCCGCTCCGTGTAGCGCGTGTTGATGATCAGGTAGAGGGTGTCCATCACCCACGGGGTCGGCTTCTGGGCGCCGAGCTCATCGAGCACCAGGAGCTCGGCGCCGATCACCGGATCGAGGATCTGGCGCTTCGAGTCCGGCGAGCCGGGATCGAAGCTCGACTGGATCTGGTGGATCAGCGAGGTGAAGTCGACGAAGCGGCCGCGCAGGCGATAGCGCTGGATCAAGTGACGCAGGACCGCCACCGAAAGGTGCGTCTTGCCGGCCCCCGGGGGCCCGACGAACAGCAGGCCGGACTCCCGCATGACGCCATCGACGGTGAAGAAGGCATCGCAGTACTGCTGGCACAGGGAACGCGCCTTGAGCAGAGATGCCTTCGCCTCTCCGCGGTTGACGTTGAATTTTTCGAGGGTACAGGCGGAGTAGCGCTGGGGAATGCCCGCGGCGGCGAGGCGACGCGCCACCAGATCGCGATCACGGCACTCACAGGGCCGAGCGCTGCCGGCTCCGCCATCGGCTCCGAGAATCCATCCCCGGCCGCCGCACGAGGCACACGGTTCGGGCGTCCCTGGGCTCGCCGGCATGGGCGGATGGTAGCACGAGGAAAGGGCCCCGACACGCCGTGTGGGGGGCCCAATCGGGGGCGGCCTAACCGCCGTCGTCGTCGTCGCGCTCGATGGTCACCGGCACGCTGCTCTGGATGCGCACCAGGGCGTGTCGCCGGTCGATCCCGGCGCGCCGATCGATCGTCTCCTGCTTGACTTGCTCGAGCAGGCGGTCGACCTCGACCTGCATGCTCTCCATCTGTTCCTTCATGTTGAGGATCACTTCGACGCCGGCGAGGTTGACGCCGAGCTCCCGGGTGAGGGTCAGAATGGTCTCGAGGCGAGACAGCGACCGCTCATCGTAGAGGCGGGTATTGCCGGCGCTGCGGTGCGGTGAAATCAAACCCTCGCGCTCGTAGAGACGCAGGGTCTGGGGGT is a window of Acidobacteriota bacterium DNA encoding:
- a CDS encoding ATP-binding protein, translated to MARRLAAAGIPQRYSACTLEKFNVNRGEAKASLLKARSLCQQYCDAFFTVDGVMRESGLLFVGPPGAGKTHLSVAVLRHLIQRYRLRGRFVDFTSLIHQIQSSFDPGSPDSKRQILDPVIGAELLVLDELGAQKPTPWVMDTLYLIINTRYTERRPTLFTTNYRLQEVAAAEPRKNPGGEFGYRSAGASDRPSGREPAVASLSARLTPMLVSRLFEMAQPVEMLAVEDFRREVKLHQHRLAP
- a CDS encoding helix-turn-helix transcriptional regulator, coding for MARKGKTSYVMISVVAERFDIHPQTLRLYEREGLISPHRSAGNTRLYDERSLSRLETILTLTRELGVNLAGVEVILNMKEQMESMQVEVDRLLEQVKQETIDRRAGIDRRHALVRIQSSVPVTIERDDDDGG